One stretch of Homalodisca vitripennis isolate AUS2020 unplaced genomic scaffold, UT_GWSS_2.1 ScUCBcl_2131;HRSCAF=6575, whole genome shotgun sequence DNA includes these proteins:
- the LOC124371867 gene encoding jerky protein homolog-like has translation MSLKRKRVVVSLETKLSAIKRLDKGESLKKVAADLGVAEVTVGDWRRKRKDIEQWVNKSVSDGSDLLRKTMKKGEYEQTSEALFLWFSNLRGVGSPISGPMLQAKAVEFNKRFKDGEANFSASDGWLDRWKKRYGIRQLNISGEKLSADSSEIESFSLRMKELILDHGLTSDQIFNCDETGLNFRMLPNKTLAAQSEKTAPGYKKSKERVTLLMCSNSSGSLKLRPLLIGKSKNPRAFKNIQVNCLPTMYRHQRSAWMDGQTFKEWFFDEFVRVVEAYLKKKNLPRKAILLMDNAPSHPDASELVSGDIKAVFSPPNVTSLIQPLDQGVLEAMKRHYRRRLLQVLLTWLDEGITVTAALKKITVKDVSYWIVSAWDDVRVSTLQKSWRKLFQIQTRSNENDNDNCVAEIVNLANQLPTELLINDRRRQRVVHARPANGTY, from the coding sequence ATGAGTTTAAAACGTAAACGGGTAGTGGTTAGTTTAGAAACAAAGTTAAGTGCAATAAAACGTTTAGATAAGGGTGAGTCGTTAAAGAAGGTTGCCGCTGACCTAGGTGTTGCAGAAGTGACTGTTGGAGATTGGAGACGTAAGCGGAAAGATATTGAACAGTGGGTTAATAAAAGTGTAAGTGATGGAAGCGATTTGTTGCGGAAAACTATGAAGAAAGGGGAGTACGAACAGACTTCTGAAGCGTTGTTTTTGTGGTTTTCTAATCTTCGAGGGGTGGGAAGTCCAATAAGTGGTCCCATGCTTCAAGCTAAAGCTGTTGAGTTTAACAAACGGTTTAAGGACGGTGAGGCTAATTTTAGTGCAAGTGATGGTTGGCTTGACAGGTGGAAGAAGAGGTATGGCATCCgacaattaaatatttctggTGAAAAACTTTCTGCTGATTCGTCTGAAATTGAGTCGTTTAGCTTAAGAATGAAAGAACTTATTTTAGATCATGGGCTCACATCAGACCAAATATTTAATTGCGACGAAACCGGTCTCAATTTTAGAATGCTTCCTAACAAAACATTGGCAGCCCAAAGTGAAAAAACTGCGCCTGGGTACAAAAAGAGCAAAGAACGAGTAACTCTTTTGATGTGTAGCAACTCTTCTGGATCCTTAAAATTGAGACCTCTCCTTATTGGAAAATCAAAGAACCCAAGGGCTTTTAAAAATATCCAAGTTAACTGCCTACCCACCATGTACAGGCATCAACGAAGTGCATGGATGGATGGCCAAACTTTTAAAGAGTGGTTTTTTGACGAGTTCGTTCGTGTTGTTGAGGCCTACTTGAAAAAGAAGAACCTACCAAGAAAAGCTATTCTTCTTATGGACAACGCGCCATCTCATCCAGATGCAAGTGAATTGGTTAGTGGTGACATAAAAGCTGTTTTCTCGCCACCAAATGTCACATCTCTTATTCAACCTCTGGACCAAGGCGTTTTAGAGGCTATGAAACGGCACTATCGACGAAGGCTTCTCCAAGTGTTGTTGACATGGTTGGACGAGGGAATCACGGTAACTGCAGCACTTAAAAAGATCACCGTTAAGGACGTCTCATACTGGATAGTTTCAGCGTGGGACGATGTGAGAGTGTCAACTTTGCAAAAGTCATggcgaaaacttttccaaattcaAACAAGAAGCAATGAAAATGATAACGACAACTGTGTCGCTGAAATAGTAAACCTCGCTAATCAGTTACCAACAGAACTGCTGATAAATGATAGAAGACGTCAACGAGTGGTTCATGCAAGACCAGCAAACGGAACTTACTGA